ATAACAGCTATGACACGCTCAGCTACAACAGCATTGCCAAATCCTATGTTAATAAGAGTTGTTGATTTCATATACTCATCCTTATCCTCATATCAAACAATATTCCGGCATTGTTCCCGTATTTTATCAATATGATTTTTGACTTCAACAACTTTATGCGCTATGAGTGTACTGTTAGATTTTGAGCCTATGGTATTTATTTCCCTGAACATTTCCTGAGCAAGAAAATCTAACTGTCTTCCCATTTGCCCTTCCTGTGCTATTATTTCTTTAAATTTACTGATATGGTCTTTTAGCCGCGACAGTTCTTCATTTATATCCTGTTTATCAGCTAAAATTGCAATTTCGGTATAAATCCTGTTTTCATCAACCTTGCTGTGCAATAAGGACTCTAAAGATTTTTTTAATCTTTTAAACTGATATTCAACAACTGTATGCGCCTGCTTTTGAATATCATTGCATGCATTTTCAATGACTCTGAGAGATAATTCCAGGTCCTTTTTTATGGATTTTCCTTCTTTTTTACGCATTTTTATAGCAGACTCAATTGATCGTTGCAAGGTATTATAGATATCGCTTTTTGACTTTTTTGAAAGGATGGTTCTTTCTTTATGCACCACTCCATCAAGTTGCAATAATGCATCAACCGAAAAACTGGCAGGAATTTTTAACTTTGCAAGTGACCTCTGAACTTCCTTATAATATTTCAGCAAAACTTTACTGTCAATATGAACAGGGCGTGATTCAACCCAATCATATATATCTATAGTACATTCTACTTTTCCACGCTCAAAACTTTTTTTCAAAACATTCGTAATGGTATCATCTTCTGATTTAAGTATTTTAGGAATATTTGTATAAACTTCCAGATACTTGGAATTTAATGTTTTTATTTCAATTGAAAATGTAAATTGTTCAGTGCTTTTTTCTATAAATGAATACCCTGTCATACTTTCCATTCATTCCACCCACTATATTTCTTTGTCTTCACGTCCCAGAGACTTAATTTTTAACTTTCCTGTTTCAAGAAAGAAATCAACTGTTCTGCCATAATCTCCATAAACATCCTGACTGGTAATAGTTATGCGATAGTTATCTAATATTTCTCGTACCTTCTGGACATTATTAATACCTATTGAACCTATGAATGAATTCTCAGGCATTTTAAACATTGAAGCACCACCAGCAATTTTGGCAATGAGATGTTCCATATTTGCACCTTTTTTCTGCAATTCTTCAATCATAAGAGCTATCGCACTATCTGCATATTTTTTTGGATTTGATGATTTATCATTGTTTTCCGGCAACATTATATGAGCCAGACCACCTATTCTACTTTCCGGATCATACAGGCAAATTCCAACACATGACCCCAATATAGTACGTAATATATCAGGAGATTGCGAGATTTTATAATCTGCTATGGGAACAGTAATAAGTTTAAATTCCATTTACTTTCTCCTTGGGAACATATACAGGCGAATCCATAATCTTGACATACTGGAAATCATCAGATAGGGCATGCAGAGTTTCAGAATGACCAATGAACAGGTACCCCCATGGATTCAGGACCTTGTAAAAATTTGCTATGAGCTCTTTTTGACGAGCGCGGTCAAAATATATCATTACATTGCGGCAAAATATAACATCAACATTTTCAGGATACGGATTTTTAAAAAGATTGAGATATGAAAAAGAAACCAGTTTTTTTAACTCATCCTTTACTTCATACACTTCAGGGTTATCAGGCATTTGTGTAAAGTATTTTTTTAAAATTTCAGGTGGTACCTTTTCAATCCGTCTCCCAGTGTATCTGCCAATTTTTGCAAAATCAAGTACGGATGGAGCAATGTCTGTTGCTATGATGGAAATATTCCATCCTAAAAGAATTTGCCGTGCTTCCATAATACAGATAGCTATAGTGTAAGGCTCTTCGCCAGTGGAACACCCCGCACTCCATATTTTAAGATTCTTATCTTTTTTCTTTTTTACAATCTCTGGAATACAAACGTCTTTTAAGGCATCAAACTGTCGTTCATTTCTAAAAAAGTACGTTTCATTGGTAGATACAACATCAAGCAATTCTTCAATTTCTTTGCTTTTATCTTTCAGACTGGTTATATAATTATAATAATCTGAAAATTCCGAAAGGTTTAACGCCTTCAACCGTTTTCGCAACCGGTTTGACAAAAGGGTGATTTTTGATTCTTTTAAAAAGATACCACTTTCGTCATATATTAATTGTGCAAATTTTTTAAACTCATCCTCATTTAATCTCTTGATATTTGAAAAGTCAATCATAATCCACCAACAAGCAAACAATCTGTTATTATGCTACTTTTTCATTGAAAGATTTAATATAAGCGATATTTCCCCAATTGGTATACCGGATATTTTCGATAGTACCTGTAAAGGATATCCCTGACTGTACAATTTAGCTATCATCAAATATTTATCATCAGCATTATTATACAAAGTTATCAGTTCATCTTCATCAGCAGGAATAACTA
The genomic region above belongs to Spirochaetota bacterium and contains:
- a CDS encoding protein-glutamate O-methyltransferase CheR, coding for MIDFSNIKRLNEDEFKKFAQLIYDESGIFLKESKITLLSNRLRKRLKALNLSEFSDYYNYITSLKDKSKEIEELLDVVSTNETYFFRNERQFDALKDVCIPEIVKKKKDKNLKIWSAGCSTGEEPYTIAICIMEARQILLGWNISIIATDIAPSVLDFAKIGRYTGRRIEKVPPEILKKYFTQMPDNPEVYEVKDELKKLVSFSYLNLFKNPYPENVDVIFCRNVMIYFDRARQKELIANFYKVLNPWGYLFIGHSETLHALSDDFQYVKIMDSPVYVPKEKVNGI
- a CDS encoding YicC/YloC family endoribonuclease — its product is MESMTGYSFIEKSTEQFTFSIEIKTLNSKYLEVYTNIPKILKSEDDTITNVLKKSFERGKVECTIDIYDWVESRPVHIDSKVLLKYYKEVQRSLAKLKIPASFSVDALLQLDGVVHKERTILSKKSKSDIYNTLQRSIESAIKMRKKEGKSIKKDLELSLRVIENACNDIQKQAHTVVEYQFKRLKKSLESLLHSKVDENRIYTEIAILADKQDINEELSRLKDHISKFKEIIAQEGQMGRQLDFLAQEMFREINTIGSKSNSTLIAHKVVEVKNHIDKIREQCRNIV
- a CDS encoding chemotaxis protein CheD; translation: MEFKLITVPIADYKISQSPDILRTILGSCVGICLYDPESRIGGLAHIMLPENNDKSSNPKKYADSAIALMIEELQKKGANMEHLIAKIAGGASMFKMPENSFIGSIGINNVQKVREILDNYRITITSQDVYGDYGRTVDFFLETGKLKIKSLGREDKEI